GGTTGCCAGACGAACGAGGTCTACCTGGCTTCGACCGGCGTTATCGGCGAACCTCTGGATGCCACGAAATTCGCTGGTGTACTGGGTGACATGGATGGATCTGCGGTCGGTGACTTCTGGCTGGAAGCGGCCAAAGCCATCATGACCACCGATACCTATCCGAAGGTTGCCACGCGTACCGCCGAAATCGACGGCGTTCCAGTCGTGATCAACGGTATTGCCAAGGGCGCCGGAATGATTGCGCCGGACATGGCCACGATGCTGTCCTTCGTCGTGACCGACGCGGACATCGCGCCCGCCGCCCTTCAGGCGCTCTTGTCCGAGGGCGTTGGCCCCACATTCAATTCCGTGACCGTCGACAGCGACACCTCCACATCCGATACGCTTCTTCTGTTTGCAACAGGCAAGGCGGGTGAAGACGGCCAGAAGAAGGTCGAGAAGGCGGATGATCCGCGCCTCGTTTCCTTCCGCAATGCGCTGAACGACCTCCTCAAGGATCTGGCACTTCAGGTCGTGCGCGATGGTGAAGGCGCCCGCAAGATGGTGGCCGTCACGGTGACCGGTGCCGAGAGTGATGCAGCTGCAAAGCGTATCGCCCTATCCATCGCCAACTCCCCTCTGGTCAAGACCGCGGTTGCCGGTGAGGACGCCAATTGGGGCCGCGTTGTAATGGCTGTCGGCAAGTCCGGAGAAATGGCGGACCGTGATCGGCTGGCGATCTGGTTCGGCGATATCCGGGTAGCTGTCAACGGTGAGCGCGATCCGGACTATTCCGAAGCCGCGACGACTGCCGTCATGCAGCAGGAAGACATCTCGATCCGCGCCGATATCGGTCTCGGGAATGGTACGGCGACGGTCTGGACCTGCGACCTGACCAAGGAATATGTCGCGATCAATGGCGATTACCGGAGCTGATCGATTGATGCAGGCGACATCCTTCCACGGCAACCTGCCGCTCGTGCGCCGTCTGGAAGCTGTGGGCTTCCGGGCCTGGCCAGCGGCCTCCGTGGTCTATGATGGCAGCTGGCAGGTGCGTCTGACGGGCGGACATCCCTCCAAACGGCTCAACTGTGTCGTGCCGCTCGACCCGTCGGACTATCATGATGCCGAAGTGCGGATCGAAAAGGCCCGGAAGCGCTTCGAGCATTACGGTCGCCCGCTTGTGGTTCGTGAAACGCCATTGGCACCCCAGCCTCTGCTTGGACGGTTGGCGCAATCCGGCTGGGAGCCATTCGAGACCGTTCAGGTGATGACGGCTGACCTGACTGTTCTGGAGCTGCCGGATACGCTCGACCATATTCCGAGCCATGATGTGGGCCGCTTCATCGACGTACTTCTTGCCGTTCAGGGGGATGATCTCTCTCTGAAGCCTGCGCTCGCCGAGATCCTGACCGCGATCCGTCCTGCGACGGGGTTCTTCACCTCCGAGCATGCAACGGA
The window above is part of the Rhizobium rhizoryzae genome. Proteins encoded here:
- the argJ gene encoding bifunctional glutamate N-acetyltransferase/amino-acid acetyltransferase ArgJ, with translation MSSAVSPLAPKTYPEMPTVRGVRMATAAAGIKYKNRTDVLLMVFDEPASVAGVFTRSKCPSAPVDFCRTNLPHGVARAVVVNSGNANAFTGVKGKAATELTADSASKAVGCQTNEVYLASTGVIGEPLDATKFAGVLGDMDGSAVGDFWLEAAKAIMTTDTYPKVATRTAEIDGVPVVINGIAKGAGMIAPDMATMLSFVVTDADIAPAALQALLSEGVGPTFNSVTVDSDTSTSDTLLLFATGKAGEDGQKKVEKADDPRLVSFRNALNDLLKDLALQVVRDGEGARKMVAVTVTGAESDAAAKRIALSIANSPLVKTAVAGEDANWGRVVMAVGKSGEMADRDRLAIWFGDIRVAVNGERDPDYSEAATTAVMQQEDISIRADIGLGNGTATVWTCDLTKEYVAINGDYRS
- a CDS encoding GNAT family N-acetyltransferase, whose amino-acid sequence is MAITGADRLMQATSFHGNLPLVRRLEAVGFRAWPAASVVYDGSWQVRLTGGHPSKRLNCVVPLDPSDYHDAEVRIEKARKRFEHYGRPLVVRETPLAPQPLLGRLAQSGWEPFETVQVMTADLTVLELPDTLDHIPSHDVGRFIDVLLAVQGDDLSLKPALAEILTAIRPATGFFTSEHATDGPLAAALCVQDNDLAGILSFAVLEGRRRQGIGTEMLSAALRWARISGARSSWLQVHADNAAAIALYRKFGFRNAYHYRYWRQKDSTV